A genomic region of Cannabis sativa cultivar Pink pepper isolate KNU-18-1 chromosome 1, ASM2916894v1, whole genome shotgun sequence contains the following coding sequences:
- the LOC133034546 gene encoding uncharacterized protein LOC133034546, which translates to MKDKYGIKMNYMKAWRSKERAQTQLHGNAKESYNLLPRYLYMLQKTNPGTLIDIEKDDDDSFKYAFVALNAAIKGWPNCKPIIVVDGTFLKAAYGGTLLTANTQDAESKIFPLAYCIVDSENDKSWEWFLKKIREAFGVRECQCLISTDMKASSKQLGKCSLEITHGYCIFHLLSNLKTKFKKNAKHFRVPFFAAAKAYTEMEFEFHMRELDNLDKRIRPYLEKIGHEKWSRYHSENNRYSTMTSNIAEALNSANLAARETPVTTLMECLRAQMQEWTYNNRKEAQKCTTRLTPSSEKKLIGNYVQSLRLTVKPANQNLFEVIDEDRTRIVNLKEKTCTCNRFQKDEMPCNHAVAVMKDLNINTYNYCAQYYTSKAWLQTYEETVYPVGNVREWELPDFFEEIIVLPPKERIKSGRPRKRRMAAAWETKKQNKCGKCGQKGHNKKTCRRITA; encoded by the exons ATGAAAGACAAATACGGAATAAAGATGAATTACATGAAAGCATGGCGTAGTAAAGAGCGAGCACAAACCCAGCTACATGGAAATGCTAAAGAGTCGTACAATCTCTTGCCAAGATACCTGTACATGCTACAGAAAACAAAtccag GAACATTAATAGACATAGAGAAAGATGATGATGACAGTTTCAAATATGCATTTGTTGCATTGAATGCTGCTATAAAAGGTTGGCCAAACTGCAAACCAATCATCGTGGTAGACGGTACATTCCTAAAGGCCGCGTATGGAGGCACGTTGCTCACTGCCAACACACAAGATGCAGAATCGAAAATTTTTCCACTAGCATACTGCATAGTTGATTCTGAGAACGATAAATCGTGGGAGtggttcttaaaaaaaataagagaagcaTTCGGGGTTCGAGAATGTCAATGCCTAATATCGACGGACATGAAAGCATCATCGAAGCAACTAGGAAAGTGTTCCCTTGAAATAACACATGGCTACTGCATCTTCCACCTCTTGTCGAAcctcaaaacaaaattcaagaaaaatgcAAAGCATTTCAGAGTGCCATTCTTTGCAGCTGCAAAAGCTTACACAGAAATGGAGTTTGAATTCCATATGAGGGAGCTAGACAACTTGGATAAGCGCATAAGACCGTACCTGGAGAAAATTGGCCATGAAAAATGGTCAAGGTATCATTCAGAAAACAACAG GTACTCTACCATGACATCAAACATAGCTGAGGCACTGAACTCAGCAAATTTAGCAGCAAGGGAAACACCAGTGACAACATTAATGGAGTGCTTGAGGGCACAAATGCAAGAGTGGACATACAATAATAGAAAGGAGGCACAAAAATGCACAACAAGGCTGACACCATCATCTGAGAAAAAACTCATAGGGAACTATGTACAGTCATTGCGACTAACA GTGAAACCAGCAAACCAGAACCTGTTTGAGGTGATAGATGAAGACAGAACAAGAATAGTAAACTTGAAGGAGAAGACGTGCACATGCAATAGATTTCAAAAAGATGAAATGCCATGTAACCATGCAGTCGCCGTCATGAAGGACTTgaacataaacacatacaactaCTGTGCACAATACTACACATCAAAAGCATGGCTGCAAACATATGAAGAAACAGTATACCCAGTTGGAAACGTAAGAGAATGGGAACTTCCagatttttttgaagaaatcaTAGTGTTGCCTCCAAAGGAGAGAATCAAGTCTGGAAGGCCGAGGAAAAGAAGAATGGCAGCAGCTTGGgaaacaaagaaacaaaacaagTGTGGCAAGTGTGGACAAAAGGGACATAACAAAAAGACCTGCAGAAGAATTACAGCataa
- the LOC115708084 gene encoding equilibrative nucleotide transporter 3 isoform X1, whose product MPMPGEAVSCNYNSLEAECAVMTIGDESGVTGNVRHEGKNVAVLVCWILGLGSLVSWNSMLTIADYYYALFPNYHPSRVLTLVYQPFAVGTMAILAYNEAKIDTRKRNLFGYTLFFASTFLLIVVDLATSGRGGVGPYVGICVLVAAFGIADAHVQGGMVGDLAFMLPEFMQSFFAGLAGSGVLTSVLRLVTKAAMEKTEHGLRKGTLLFLAIASFFEFLCILLYAFVFPKLPIVRYFRKKAASEGSKTVAADLAAAGDGQGINQDNSKFSQRLSNKQLILQNIDYCLDLFLIYVLTLSIFPGFLYENTGTHNLGSWYPLVLVAMYNLLDFISRYIPLVKCLKLESRKGLSIAIISRFLFVPAFYFTAKYGDQGWMIMLISLLGLTNGYLTVCVLTAAPKGYKGPEQNALGNILVVFLLGGIFAGVALDWLWIIGNGSF is encoded by the exons ATGCCTATGCCAGG TGAAGCAGTGTCTTGTAACTATAATAGCCTGGAAGCAGAGTGTGCAGTCATGACAATTGGTGATGAATCTGGGGTTACTGGGAACGTGAGGCATGAG GGGAAGAATGTAGCAGTGCTAGTTTGCTGGATTCTGGGATTGGGTTCCCTTGTTTCTTGGAATAGTATGCTCACCATTGCAGACTACTATTATGCATTATTTcca AATTACCATCCTTCTCGGGTACTTACCCTTGTTTATCAACCCTTTGCTGTTGGAACAATGGCAATACTAGCATACAATGAAGCCAAAATTGATACCAGAAAGCGGAATTTGTTTGGTTACACTCTCTTCTTCGCAAGTACCTTCCTTCTCATAGTT GTTGACTTGGCCACAAGCGGGAGAGGTGGAGTAGGGCCTTATGTAGGAATATGTGTACTTGTTGCTGCCTTTGGGATTGCAGATGCCCATGTTCAAGGTGGAATGGTGGGAGACCTGGCTTTCATGCTACCCGAATTCATGCAG TCATTTTTTGCTGGCTTGGCTGGATCAGGTGTTCTAACCTCTGTCTTGAGGTTAGTCACAAAAGCAGCCATGGAAAAAACTGAGCATGGCCTTCGCAAAGGAACTT TGTTATTTTTAGCAATCGCCAGCTTCTTCGAGTTCCTCTGCATTCTTCTATACGCATTTGTGTTTCCTAAGCTTCCAATTGTGAGGTACTTCCGCAAGAAAGCAGCCTCAGAAGGATCGAAAACTGTGGCAGCTGATCTCGCAGCTGCTGGAGACGGCCAAGGG ATCAACCAAGATAACTCCAAATTCTCACAACGATTGAGCAATAAGCAACTAATCTTACAGAACATCGATTACTGCTTGGACTTGTTCCTAATTTATGTGTTGACTTTGTCTATTTTTCCTGGTTTCTTGTATGAAAATACTGGAACACACAACTTGGGTTCATG GTATCCACTTGTACTAGTGGCTATGTACAACTTGTTGGATTTCATATCGAGATACATTCCTCTTGTGAAGTGTTTGAAGTTGGAATCGAGAAAGGGACTTTCGATTGCGATTATTAGTCGTTTCTTGTTCGTTCCTGCGTTTTATTTCACTGCAAAATATGGTGACCAGGGATGGATGATAATGCTCATCTCTTTATTGGGGTTAACCAATGGTTACCTCACTGTTTGTGTTCTTACCGCAGCACCAAAGGGTTACAAG GGGCCTGAGCAAAATGCTTTGGGAAATATCCTTGTGGTGTTTCTTCTTGGAGGAATATTCGCAGGAGTTGCTCTTGATTGGTTATGGATCATTGGGAATGGCTCATTCTAA
- the LOC115708084 gene encoding equilibrative nucleotide transporter 3 isoform X2 has protein sequence MIVTCEAVSCNYNSLEAECAVMTIGDESGVTGNVRHEGKNVAVLVCWILGLGSLVSWNSMLTIADYYYALFPNYHPSRVLTLVYQPFAVGTMAILAYNEAKIDTRKRNLFGYTLFFASTFLLIVVDLATSGRGGVGPYVGICVLVAAFGIADAHVQGGMVGDLAFMLPEFMQSFFAGLAGSGVLTSVLRLVTKAAMEKTEHGLRKGTLLFLAIASFFEFLCILLYAFVFPKLPIVRYFRKKAASEGSKTVAADLAAAGDGQGINQDNSKFSQRLSNKQLILQNIDYCLDLFLIYVLTLSIFPGFLYENTGTHNLGSWYPLVLVAMYNLLDFISRYIPLVKCLKLESRKGLSIAIISRFLFVPAFYFTAKYGDQGWMIMLISLLGLTNGYLTVCVLTAAPKGYKGPEQNALGNILVVFLLGGIFAGVALDWLWIIGNGSF, from the exons ATGATTGTTACATG TGAAGCAGTGTCTTGTAACTATAATAGCCTGGAAGCAGAGTGTGCAGTCATGACAATTGGTGATGAATCTGGGGTTACTGGGAACGTGAGGCATGAG GGGAAGAATGTAGCAGTGCTAGTTTGCTGGATTCTGGGATTGGGTTCCCTTGTTTCTTGGAATAGTATGCTCACCATTGCAGACTACTATTATGCATTATTTcca AATTACCATCCTTCTCGGGTACTTACCCTTGTTTATCAACCCTTTGCTGTTGGAACAATGGCAATACTAGCATACAATGAAGCCAAAATTGATACCAGAAAGCGGAATTTGTTTGGTTACACTCTCTTCTTCGCAAGTACCTTCCTTCTCATAGTT GTTGACTTGGCCACAAGCGGGAGAGGTGGAGTAGGGCCTTATGTAGGAATATGTGTACTTGTTGCTGCCTTTGGGATTGCAGATGCCCATGTTCAAGGTGGAATGGTGGGAGACCTGGCTTTCATGCTACCCGAATTCATGCAG TCATTTTTTGCTGGCTTGGCTGGATCAGGTGTTCTAACCTCTGTCTTGAGGTTAGTCACAAAAGCAGCCATGGAAAAAACTGAGCATGGCCTTCGCAAAGGAACTT TGTTATTTTTAGCAATCGCCAGCTTCTTCGAGTTCCTCTGCATTCTTCTATACGCATTTGTGTTTCCTAAGCTTCCAATTGTGAGGTACTTCCGCAAGAAAGCAGCCTCAGAAGGATCGAAAACTGTGGCAGCTGATCTCGCAGCTGCTGGAGACGGCCAAGGG ATCAACCAAGATAACTCCAAATTCTCACAACGATTGAGCAATAAGCAACTAATCTTACAGAACATCGATTACTGCTTGGACTTGTTCCTAATTTATGTGTTGACTTTGTCTATTTTTCCTGGTTTCTTGTATGAAAATACTGGAACACACAACTTGGGTTCATG GTATCCACTTGTACTAGTGGCTATGTACAACTTGTTGGATTTCATATCGAGATACATTCCTCTTGTGAAGTGTTTGAAGTTGGAATCGAGAAAGGGACTTTCGATTGCGATTATTAGTCGTTTCTTGTTCGTTCCTGCGTTTTATTTCACTGCAAAATATGGTGACCAGGGATGGATGATAATGCTCATCTCTTTATTGGGGTTAACCAATGGTTACCTCACTGTTTGTGTTCTTACCGCAGCACCAAAGGGTTACAAG GGGCCTGAGCAAAATGCTTTGGGAAATATCCTTGTGGTGTTTCTTCTTGGAGGAATATTCGCAGGAGTTGCTCTTGATTGGTTATGGATCATTGGGAATGGCTCATTCTAA
- the LOC115708084 gene encoding equilibrative nucleotide transporter 3 isoform X3: MTIGDESGVTGNVRHEGKNVAVLVCWILGLGSLVSWNSMLTIADYYYALFPNYHPSRVLTLVYQPFAVGTMAILAYNEAKIDTRKRNLFGYTLFFASTFLLIVVDLATSGRGGVGPYVGICVLVAAFGIADAHVQGGMVGDLAFMLPEFMQSFFAGLAGSGVLTSVLRLVTKAAMEKTEHGLRKGTLLFLAIASFFEFLCILLYAFVFPKLPIVRYFRKKAASEGSKTVAADLAAAGDGQGINQDNSKFSQRLSNKQLILQNIDYCLDLFLIYVLTLSIFPGFLYENTGTHNLGSWYPLVLVAMYNLLDFISRYIPLVKCLKLESRKGLSIAIISRFLFVPAFYFTAKYGDQGWMIMLISLLGLTNGYLTVCVLTAAPKGYKGPEQNALGNILVVFLLGGIFAGVALDWLWIIGNGSF; encoded by the exons ATGACAATTGGTGATGAATCTGGGGTTACTGGGAACGTGAGGCATGAG GGGAAGAATGTAGCAGTGCTAGTTTGCTGGATTCTGGGATTGGGTTCCCTTGTTTCTTGGAATAGTATGCTCACCATTGCAGACTACTATTATGCATTATTTcca AATTACCATCCTTCTCGGGTACTTACCCTTGTTTATCAACCCTTTGCTGTTGGAACAATGGCAATACTAGCATACAATGAAGCCAAAATTGATACCAGAAAGCGGAATTTGTTTGGTTACACTCTCTTCTTCGCAAGTACCTTCCTTCTCATAGTT GTTGACTTGGCCACAAGCGGGAGAGGTGGAGTAGGGCCTTATGTAGGAATATGTGTACTTGTTGCTGCCTTTGGGATTGCAGATGCCCATGTTCAAGGTGGAATGGTGGGAGACCTGGCTTTCATGCTACCCGAATTCATGCAG TCATTTTTTGCTGGCTTGGCTGGATCAGGTGTTCTAACCTCTGTCTTGAGGTTAGTCACAAAAGCAGCCATGGAAAAAACTGAGCATGGCCTTCGCAAAGGAACTT TGTTATTTTTAGCAATCGCCAGCTTCTTCGAGTTCCTCTGCATTCTTCTATACGCATTTGTGTTTCCTAAGCTTCCAATTGTGAGGTACTTCCGCAAGAAAGCAGCCTCAGAAGGATCGAAAACTGTGGCAGCTGATCTCGCAGCTGCTGGAGACGGCCAAGGG ATCAACCAAGATAACTCCAAATTCTCACAACGATTGAGCAATAAGCAACTAATCTTACAGAACATCGATTACTGCTTGGACTTGTTCCTAATTTATGTGTTGACTTTGTCTATTTTTCCTGGTTTCTTGTATGAAAATACTGGAACACACAACTTGGGTTCATG GTATCCACTTGTACTAGTGGCTATGTACAACTTGTTGGATTTCATATCGAGATACATTCCTCTTGTGAAGTGTTTGAAGTTGGAATCGAGAAAGGGACTTTCGATTGCGATTATTAGTCGTTTCTTGTTCGTTCCTGCGTTTTATTTCACTGCAAAATATGGTGACCAGGGATGGATGATAATGCTCATCTCTTTATTGGGGTTAACCAATGGTTACCTCACTGTTTGTGTTCTTACCGCAGCACCAAAGGGTTACAAG GGGCCTGAGCAAAATGCTTTGGGAAATATCCTTGTGGTGTTTCTTCTTGGAGGAATATTCGCAGGAGTTGCTCTTGATTGGTTATGGATCATTGGGAATGGCTCATTCTAA